A genomic segment from Polyangium mundeleinium encodes:
- a CDS encoding DUF7677 family protein, with the protein MPPRERKAPTRSTSGRLRNIDEIDIPFMESHITESVEMTCALFVNVLELDEEGVVRNAKQAENHAAQYIRSYVDAAYVVEPPFEDWETNLD; encoded by the coding sequence GTGCCTCCGAGGGAAAGAAAGGCCCCGACGAGGAGCACGAGCGGGCGCCTACGCAACATCGATGAAATCGACATACCGTTCATGGAGTCGCATATAACAGAGTCGGTCGAGATGACGTGCGCGCTCTTCGTCAACGTGCTCGAGCTGGACGAGGAGGGCGTCGTACGCAATGCAAAGCAGGCGGAGAACCACGCCGCCCAGTACATCCGGAGCTACGTGGACGCGGCGTACGTCGTAGAGCCACCCTTCGAGGATTGGGAGACGAACTTGGACTGA
- a CDS encoding VWD domain-containing protein, with translation MKQTHRFRREACLALAAASTIAAHASGALANNNGAPWTGGPQGRKEAPVEVEVPAPPLQLWCNGSTIGDQVIAALDAAEPPGRYWDSSCNNTMVGLLQFPHQRWWGNNALPLNHSDDYLHEIVDVILSGEQYVDITSLSFHDDRFLEAITGALEKLNSKAPIPPPAEPWAPRLHVRFVTGHGGLEPEEIVDKVTAPFLADLRIRVSAGRMPSHLVFWDFPLNHSKIVAADGQEVIAGGINLWAHDYIDRLSPVHDLSVRLRGAAAAHAQQYVNQLQDMDCENAWPAHWISVPKTPIHLNAGACLDRFTAPPSIPHARLRVISVGTSGTNIGDVGDSLAGDRALYALIDAAQTSILISQQDLFASPICRYHSYSDQLWEKLRAAIRRGVEVKIVLDGGFYQNGWTVDWTAQQLEQFFLEDPIPPGELAALGYATAEQLYCGKVHVAEFRHAFAPTWADGIEYTNHSKFVMIDEQAFYIGSQNLYPGGLMDSYCGGAVSEFGFIIDNATQASVVKSSFWDPTWFYSSSAETTCCGNGVCEADENAVSCAVDCFDGLCSPNECNSAGGGCHCDPLCVVFGDCCPNACAVCGRCGDGGGGGGGGGGGGDPEPPTTGGGSTGDPHLVTFDGLLYDLQSVGEFVLAATPTLTAQVRQEPVGSSNSIAVNTAVAARVGLQRVALHARPSMRLVVDGAEVPLSSVGSIPLDGGTVSYRGHDFVVRWSSGDKLVVRVHPGDRIDLQLKLTDLHSGQVSGLLGNFDGIPSNEFALRDGTPLEQPLSHEVLHDTFADGWRISQVESLFDYAAGESTATYTDLAFPAQPTSAQSLEPAAYTAAEQVCTQAGVTDPGLLNACILDVASTNDASYATALVNAPLPIATMGSYFNDFEGAVGSEWSLVSGALPAALVSETPGGSRPATKFLGQFDNHTMKLTLAHLPPHESITLAFDLYVIQSWDGNAGPDGWGLKMDSVFVMGTTFANGPNGAQSYPDNWGTPPTSHPGLSGATEVNSLGYLWSGQPLDSVYHLSHALPHTQSEVMFEFGAMMLQGVGDEGWGLDNISVSFQ, from the coding sequence GTGAAACAGACACATCGTTTCCGCCGAGAGGCGTGTCTCGCGCTCGCCGCCGCGTCCACGATTGCAGCACACGCGAGCGGCGCCCTCGCCAACAACAACGGGGCTCCGTGGACAGGGGGACCGCAGGGGAGGAAAGAGGCGCCCGTGGAGGTGGAGGTGCCGGCGCCGCCGTTGCAGCTCTGGTGCAACGGTTCGACGATCGGGGACCAGGTCATCGCCGCGCTCGACGCGGCCGAGCCCCCGGGCCGCTACTGGGATTCCTCGTGCAACAACACGATGGTCGGCCTGCTCCAGTTCCCCCACCAGCGGTGGTGGGGCAACAACGCCCTGCCGCTCAATCACTCCGACGACTACCTCCACGAGATCGTCGACGTCATCCTGAGCGGGGAGCAATACGTCGATATCACGAGCCTGTCGTTCCATGACGACAGATTCCTGGAGGCGATCACCGGGGCCCTCGAGAAGCTGAACAGCAAGGCGCCGATCCCGCCGCCGGCGGAGCCCTGGGCGCCCCGGCTGCACGTCCGGTTCGTCACGGGCCATGGCGGCCTCGAGCCAGAGGAGATCGTCGACAAGGTGACGGCGCCCTTCCTGGCCGACCTTCGCATCCGCGTCTCCGCAGGGAGGATGCCGAGCCATCTCGTGTTCTGGGACTTCCCGCTCAACCACTCGAAGATCGTCGCCGCGGATGGCCAAGAGGTCATCGCGGGCGGGATCAATCTGTGGGCCCACGATTACATCGACCGCCTGTCGCCCGTGCACGATCTCTCCGTTCGGCTCCGCGGCGCCGCCGCCGCGCACGCGCAGCAGTACGTAAACCAGCTCCAGGACATGGATTGTGAGAACGCATGGCCCGCGCACTGGATCAGCGTCCCCAAGACCCCCATCCACCTCAATGCTGGCGCTTGTCTTGATCGGTTCACGGCGCCGCCCAGCATCCCGCACGCCCGTCTCCGCGTCATCTCGGTCGGCACCTCGGGGACCAACATCGGAGACGTCGGCGATTCGCTGGCTGGTGACCGGGCGCTTTATGCGCTCATCGACGCGGCGCAAACGTCGATCCTCATCAGCCAGCAAGATCTGTTCGCCTCTCCGATTTGCCGGTACCACTCCTATTCCGATCAACTCTGGGAGAAGCTACGCGCCGCGATCCGCCGCGGAGTCGAGGTCAAGATCGTCCTCGATGGGGGGTTTTACCAGAATGGATGGACGGTCGACTGGACGGCCCAGCAGCTCGAACAGTTCTTCCTCGAGGACCCCATCCCCCCGGGCGAGCTCGCCGCGCTCGGGTACGCCACGGCGGAGCAGCTTTATTGCGGCAAGGTGCACGTCGCGGAGTTCAGGCACGCCTTCGCTCCCACGTGGGCGGACGGGATCGAGTACACGAACCACTCCAAGTTCGTGATGATCGACGAGCAAGCGTTCTACATCGGCTCGCAGAACCTCTACCCGGGCGGGCTCATGGATAGCTACTGCGGGGGCGCCGTTTCGGAGTTCGGCTTCATCATCGACAACGCCACGCAAGCGAGCGTCGTCAAGTCGAGCTTCTGGGATCCCACGTGGTTTTATTCGAGCAGCGCCGAGACCACCTGCTGCGGAAACGGGGTCTGCGAGGCGGACGAGAACGCCGTGAGCTGCGCGGTCGACTGCTTCGACGGCCTCTGCTCGCCGAACGAATGCAACAGCGCCGGCGGAGGCTGCCATTGTGATCCGCTCTGCGTCGTGTTCGGCGACTGCTGCCCCAATGCCTGCGCGGTATGCGGACGTTGCGGCGACGGCGGCGGTGGGGGTGGCGGTGGAGGCGGCGGCGGCGACCCCGAGCCGCCCACGACGGGCGGGGGCAGCACGGGCGATCCCCACCTCGTCACGTTCGATGGGCTCTTGTACGACCTCCAGTCCGTCGGGGAATTCGTGCTCGCGGCGACGCCGACGCTGACGGCCCAGGTCCGCCAGGAGCCCGTCGGCAGCTCGAACTCGATCGCCGTGAACACCGCGGTAGCGGCGCGCGTCGGCCTGCAGCGCGTGGCCCTCCACGCGCGCCCCTCGATGCGCCTCGTCGTCGATGGCGCCGAAGTGCCCCTCTCCAGCGTCGGGAGCATCCCGCTCGACGGCGGCACGGTCTCGTATCGCGGTCACGATTTCGTGGTGCGCTGGAGCAGCGGCGACAAGCTGGTCGTCCGCGTGCATCCCGGCGATCGCATCGACCTCCAGCTGAAGCTCACCGACCTGCATTCGGGGCAGGTCAGCGGCCTGCTCGGCAACTTCGATGGGATCCCCTCGAACGAGTTCGCCCTGCGCGACGGCACACCACTCGAGCAGCCGCTCTCGCACGAGGTCCTGCACGACACCTTCGCCGATGGCTGGAGAATCTCGCAGGTGGAGTCGCTCTTCGACTATGCGGCAGGGGAGAGCACGGCGACGTACACGGATCTGGCGTTCCCGGCGCAGCCGACGAGCGCGCAATCGCTCGAGCCCGCAGCGTACACGGCCGCCGAGCAGGTCTGCACGCAGGCGGGCGTCACGGACCCGGGGCTCCTCAATGCATGCATCCTCGACGTGGCCTCGACGAACGACGCGTCGTACGCAACCGCGCTCGTGAACGCGCCCCTGCCCATCGCCACGATGGGGAGCTACTTCAACGATTTCGAGGGCGCGGTGGGATCCGAATGGAGCCTCGTCTCGGGCGCACTGCCGGCCGCCCTCGTCTCCGAGACGCCCGGCGGGAGCCGTCCAGCGACGAAGTTCCTGGGGCAGTTCGACAACCACACGATGAAGCTGACGCTCGCGCACTTGCCGCCGCACGAGAGCATCACGCTGGCGTTCGATCTCTACGTGATCCAGAGCTGGGACGGCAACGCCGGGCCGGATGGATGGGGGCTCAAGATGGACAGCGTCTTCGTCATGGGCACGACGTTCGCAAACGGGCCAAACGGGGCGCAGTCGTATCCGGACAACTGGGGCACGCCGCCGACCTCCCACCCCGGCCTTTCGGGCGCGACCGAGGTGAACTCACTCGGCTACCTGTGGAGTGGCCAGCCGCTCGACTCCGTCTACCACCTGAGCCACGCGCTGCCGCACACGCAGAGCGAGGTCATGTTCGAATTCGGCGCCATGATGCTGCAAGGCGTCGGCGACGAGGGCTGGGGCCTCGACAACATCTCGGTGAGCTTTCAATAG
- a CDS encoding FG-GAP repeat protein, with amino-acid sequence MLRRRPLVLLVGAFLSLGGTRALASPVPVAQFNWTQQQKLFIENPMVGDLAAQAIGLSGDVIIVGAAEADLKGSRSGVAQVFVRAGGSFAPTQTLSPDDGQPDDYFGHAVDVDGDIAIISAALDDDNGLNKGSAYVYARSGGVYTMQQKLLAPPATLGSYASTVAVSGTTILLGGEGSGGFVYTQSGSTWSLQQKIAPADHVTTHFGNAVDLSGDTAIIAAFADPTMSVDGGSASLYVRSGATWTEQQKVFPSDPTVGQNFGYSVAIDGDTAVVGAIGDSEKGTWAGAAYVFVRNGVTWSQQQKLVASDAQERAQFGWGVAVQGDRVLIGTPTMKTAVTQPGAAYVFERSGGVWTEANKLTASDAVAVENRFGWSCRLDGETAVVGAPSDAEKGGSSGAAYVFAMEMGGSGGMGGAGGMGGAGGAGGSGGMGGSGGMGGSGGMGGSGGMGGSGGAPSTEESGCGCRMAGAERGGGAAWLLALGGVVLAGSQRRARSRSIVRRGDGSTF; translated from the coding sequence ATGTTGCGTAGGCGCCCGCTCGTGCTCCTCGTCGGGGCCTTTCTTTCCCTCGGAGGCACGCGTGCCCTGGCGTCCCCCGTCCCCGTGGCGCAGTTCAATTGGACCCAGCAGCAGAAGCTCTTCATCGAGAACCCGATGGTCGGCGATCTCGCCGCGCAAGCGATCGGCCTCTCCGGCGATGTCATCATCGTCGGCGCGGCCGAGGCCGACCTCAAGGGGAGCCGATCCGGCGTGGCGCAGGTCTTCGTGCGAGCGGGAGGCTCCTTCGCCCCGACGCAGACGCTCTCCCCCGACGACGGGCAGCCCGACGACTATTTCGGCCACGCGGTCGACGTGGACGGCGATATCGCGATCATCAGCGCAGCCTTGGACGACGACAATGGGTTGAACAAAGGCTCGGCCTATGTGTACGCCCGGAGCGGGGGCGTCTACACGATGCAGCAGAAGCTCTTGGCACCTCCGGCGACCCTCGGCAGCTACGCATCCACCGTGGCCGTCAGCGGGACGACGATCCTCCTGGGGGGCGAGGGCAGCGGAGGTTTCGTGTATACCCAGAGCGGCTCGACCTGGTCGCTTCAGCAGAAGATCGCGCCGGCCGACCACGTCACGACGCATTTCGGCAATGCCGTCGACCTCTCCGGCGACACGGCCATCATCGCGGCATTCGCGGATCCCACGATGAGCGTCGATGGTGGCTCGGCCTCTCTCTATGTGCGCAGCGGCGCGACCTGGACGGAGCAACAAAAGGTCTTCCCGTCCGATCCGACGGTAGGGCAAAACTTCGGGTATTCGGTCGCCATCGACGGCGATACGGCGGTCGTGGGCGCCATCGGCGACAGCGAGAAGGGGACGTGGGCCGGCGCGGCGTATGTCTTCGTCCGCAATGGCGTCACGTGGAGCCAGCAGCAGAAGCTCGTCGCGAGCGACGCGCAGGAGAGAGCGCAGTTCGGGTGGGGCGTCGCGGTGCAGGGGGACAGGGTGCTCATCGGGACCCCCACGATGAAGACGGCCGTGACGCAGCCGGGAGCGGCGTACGTCTTCGAGAGGAGCGGCGGCGTCTGGACCGAGGCGAACAAGCTCACGGCCTCGGACGCGGTGGCGGTGGAGAACAGGTTCGGCTGGTCTTGCCGTCTCGACGGCGAGACGGCGGTCGTCGGCGCGCCCAGCGATGCAGAAAAAGGCGGCTCCTCGGGCGCGGCGTACGTGTTCGCGATGGAGATGGGCGGGTCCGGTGGAATGGGCGGGGCCGGCGGAATGGGCGGGGCCGGCGGCGCGGGTGGGTCCGGTGGAATGGGCGGGTCCGGCGGAATGGGCGGGTCCGGCGGAATGGGCGGGTCCGGCGGAATGGGCGGGTCCGGCGGCGCTCCGTCGACGGAGGAGAGCGGCTGCGGCTGCCGGATGGCCGGCGCGGAGCGAGGCGGCGGGGCAGCATGGTTGCTCGCGCTGGGAGGGGTGGTCCTCGCCGGGAGTCAGCGGCGCGCGCGCTCCCGGAGCATTGTGCGGCGGGGCGACGGCTCGACGTTCTAG
- a CDS encoding kelch repeat-containing protein → MLEAEQLFAARDGAFVRGLPAPGEAHWGALGVELPRASDQPLRMSLPGGFSFHVRELGREGEAAPADRAIAYRRAGGTSFWTLAAGGLEEWLHVEPGATRAGEAVATWEIDGAEVRQAAHAVQIVDGQGHARIQVTAPVAYAEGGGEVAVRLVARGHFIDLMVDAPFASALLIDPLWSPAGSLQAGRDLHTATLLQDGRVLVVGGSSVTTTGKSAELYDPVTNQWSYTASMVNARAFHTANLLDDGRVLVTGGGLSGASSATVEAYDPATATWTTLPSMSTARTRHQATKLQDGRVFITAGLNTGTPTRVASAEVFDPATNTWQPTAPLALARASHAAVLLSSGEVLVTGGVGNSATHLAETEIYDPSANTWSSLPPLETARESFAAVALPGGKVLISGGYGVGTVALKTAEVFDRATSKWSTLPPMLAARAQHTATLLPTGYVLLVGGAGTVGGALATAELYSLHLGDFMGTVSMNGVRYRQTATLLQDGRVLVAGGFVTGSTVALGALLYTGPAGSACSSADTCPTGFCVDGHCCDTACGDGATDDCQACNVPGSIGQCTLLAAGTECRAATGTCDAPEVCSGDMGACPADGPAPDGVPCDDGNLCTQADACQSGLCTGNPLVCVAPDECHEASACDPQTGCGSAAKPDGTPCSLGTCQSGVCLGNGGAGGGSEGGGGADGGEGGDTGAKGEGPTSGGCGTSGSPTGPTGWLVIAAWLLLRRRPRA, encoded by the coding sequence GTGCTCGAAGCCGAGCAGCTCTTCGCCGCGCGGGACGGCGCATTCGTCCGGGGCCTGCCGGCTCCCGGCGAAGCCCACTGGGGCGCGCTCGGCGTCGAGCTGCCACGGGCATCCGATCAGCCCCTTCGTATGTCCTTGCCCGGCGGCTTTTCCTTTCACGTCCGCGAGCTCGGGCGCGAGGGCGAGGCCGCGCCGGCGGACCGCGCCATTGCCTATCGTCGCGCCGGGGGCACATCCTTCTGGACGCTCGCGGCCGGCGGCCTCGAGGAGTGGCTCCACGTCGAGCCCGGAGCGACGCGCGCGGGTGAAGCCGTGGCGACCTGGGAAATCGACGGCGCCGAGGTCCGGCAGGCCGCCCATGCCGTGCAGATCGTCGACGGCCAGGGCCACGCGCGCATCCAGGTGACCGCCCCCGTGGCGTACGCCGAAGGCGGAGGCGAGGTCGCCGTGCGGCTCGTGGCGCGGGGCCATTTCATCGATCTGATGGTCGATGCGCCTTTTGCTTCTGCGCTGCTCATCGACCCCTTGTGGTCGCCGGCAGGCTCGCTCCAGGCCGGGCGCGATCTCCACACGGCGACGCTGCTCCAGGACGGCAGGGTCCTGGTCGTGGGAGGCTCGAGCGTCACCACGACCGGCAAATCGGCCGAGCTTTATGACCCGGTCACGAACCAATGGTCCTACACAGCGTCGATGGTCAACGCGCGCGCCTTCCACACGGCGAACCTGCTCGACGATGGGCGTGTCCTCGTCACGGGCGGGGGGCTCAGCGGCGCCTCTTCTGCGACCGTCGAGGCCTACGACCCCGCCACGGCGACGTGGACGACGCTGCCGTCCATGAGCACGGCGCGGACGAGGCACCAGGCCACGAAGCTGCAGGACGGCCGGGTGTTCATCACCGCCGGGCTCAACACCGGTACGCCCACCCGCGTGGCGAGCGCGGAGGTCTTCGATCCGGCCACGAACACGTGGCAACCCACGGCGCCGCTCGCGCTCGCCCGCGCGAGCCACGCCGCGGTGCTCCTGTCGAGCGGAGAGGTGCTCGTCACCGGTGGCGTCGGCAACTCCGCAACCCACCTGGCGGAGACCGAGATTTACGATCCGTCCGCGAATACCTGGTCCAGCTTGCCGCCCCTCGAGACGGCCCGGGAGTCGTTCGCGGCCGTCGCGCTCCCGGGCGGCAAGGTGCTGATCTCCGGCGGTTATGGCGTCGGGACCGTCGCGCTCAAGACCGCCGAGGTCTTCGACCGGGCCACCAGCAAATGGTCGACCCTCCCCCCCATGCTCGCCGCGCGGGCGCAACACACGGCGACGCTCCTGCCGACGGGGTACGTCCTCCTCGTGGGCGGCGCGGGGACGGTGGGCGGGGCTCTGGCGACCGCAGAGCTCTACAGCCTCCACCTCGGTGATTTCATGGGCACGGTATCCATGAACGGCGTGCGATACCGGCAAACGGCCACGCTCTTGCAAGACGGTCGTGTGCTCGTGGCGGGCGGCTTTGTGACAGGCAGCACCGTGGCCCTGGGGGCCCTCCTTTACACGGGCCCCGCGGGCTCCGCGTGTTCATCGGCGGACACTTGTCCGACGGGGTTCTGCGTCGACGGCCATTGCTGCGATACGGCGTGCGGCGACGGGGCGACGGACGATTGCCAGGCCTGCAACGTCCCTGGCTCCATCGGCCAATGCACCCTTCTCGCGGCCGGGACCGAATGCCGCGCGGCGACAGGCACCTGTGATGCGCCCGAGGTCTGCTCCGGCGACATGGGCGCATGCCCGGCGGATGGACCGGCGCCGGATGGCGTCCCGTGCGACGACGGCAATCTCTGTACGCAGGCGGATGCTTGCCAGAGCGGCCTGTGCACCGGGAACCCCCTGGTCTGCGTGGCGCCGGACGAATGCCACGAGGCGAGCGCGTGCGACCCGCAAACCGGCTGCGGGAGCGCAGCCAAGCCCGACGGGACACCTTGCAGCCTGGGGACGTGCCAGTCGGGCGTGTGCCTGGGGAACGGCGGCGCAGGCGGCGGCAGTGAGGGCGGCGGCGGTGCTGACGGAGGGGAAGGCGGGGATACCGGCGCCAAAGGCGAAGGACCGACGAGCGGCGGCTGCGGCACGAGCGGCTCGCCGACGGGCCCCACGGGGTGGCTGGTGATCGCTGCATGGCTCCTTCTGCGGCGACGGCCAAGGGCGTAG
- a CDS encoding family 16 glycosylhydrolase produces the protein MRATLVLCSAALAAACAPAPAPRTDLPDSPQGDLAPTHESELPPRATRGGIAYELSWLDDFEQGLGPSTLGDWTFGSNLAWLHPSNVRTSEGALDLWLTARGDTVIDSDRTILGAEYARTGAQKFGRFLTRMRPTARPGMVASFFTAFYQFDASYTKLLETAEIDIEFVGGTQAVQFALHWVDDGGTKHQTEKRVDLDFDASADFHTWEIEWLPDRIAYWVDGRELHRFTDAVILRELEHPQEVRANLWVSDAVPWAGAFDPSELPRSSRYQWIATYRLSSGP, from the coding sequence ATGCGCGCCACGCTCGTCCTCTGCTCGGCCGCCCTCGCCGCGGCTTGCGCACCGGCTCCTGCTCCACGAACCGACCTCCCCGATTCGCCCCAAGGCGACCTCGCCCCCACGCACGAGAGCGAGCTCCCCCCACGCGCCACGCGCGGCGGCATCGCGTACGAGCTCTCGTGGTTGGATGATTTCGAGCAGGGGCTCGGTCCCTCGACGCTCGGTGACTGGACCTTTGGCTCGAACCTCGCCTGGCTCCATCCCTCGAACGTCCGCACCAGCGAGGGCGCCCTCGATCTGTGGCTCACCGCGCGCGGCGACACCGTCATCGACTCGGATCGCACGATTCTGGGCGCGGAGTACGCTCGGACCGGCGCGCAGAAGTTCGGGCGCTTCCTCACGCGCATGCGCCCCACCGCCCGCCCGGGCATGGTCGCCTCGTTTTTCACCGCCTTCTACCAGTTCGACGCCAGCTACACGAAGCTGCTCGAGACCGCCGAGATCGACATCGAGTTCGTCGGCGGGACCCAAGCCGTGCAGTTTGCGCTCCACTGGGTGGACGATGGCGGGACGAAGCACCAAACGGAGAAGAGGGTGGACCTCGACTTCGATGCTTCCGCCGATTTCCACACCTGGGAGATCGAATGGCTGCCCGATCGCATCGCCTACTGGGTGGACGGGCGCGAATTGCACCGCTTCACCGACGCGGTGATCTTGCGTGAACTCGAGCACCCGCAAGAGGTGCGGGCCAACCTGTGGGTTTCGGACGCGGTGCCATGGGCCGGCGCCTTCGATCCCTCCGAACTGCCGCGGAGCAGCCGTTACCAATGGATCGCGACGTACCGGCTCTCGAGCGGCCCGTGA